In one Cupriavidus taiwanensis genomic region, the following are encoded:
- the mfd gene encoding transcription-repair coupling factor yields MPDATPAFPFVNLPLVKPGLRHSVAGLRGSADALAVAAYARQHRARAPMLAVVCSHAVDAQRLAEEIPWFAPELRVRLLPDWETLPYDSFSPHQDLVSERLATLHDIQTGQCDVMLVPATTALYRLAPPAFLAAYTFFFKQGERLDEAALKAQFTLAGYEHVSAVMRPGEYSVRGGLIDLYPMGSALPYRIDLFGDEIETIRAFDPDTQRSLYPVKEVRLLPGREFPLDEAARTAFRGRWREVFEGDPTKSPIYKDVGNGVPSAGIEYYLPLFFEHSATVFDYLPADTQLVFAGNIDEAIRRFWADTTQRYNFMRHDRERPLLPPADLFLSEEQFFVAAKPMARLVLQGEAGAEQPAFSALLPDVAVNRRAEDPLVNLESLLLDKQTRVLMCADSAGRRETLLQLFAESGLRPHPVDDFAAFLAGDAHFSIAVAPLQSGFALPQARLAFVTEAELYAGTARRTGRRKQEQASAVDSMVRDLAELKIGDPVVHSEHGIGRYQGLVTLDMGQGDEEFLHLDYDKGSKLYVPVHQLHVISRYSGADPDTAPLHHLGSGQWDKAKRKAAQQIRDTAAELLNLYARRAAREGFAFPLSPKDYETFAESFGFEETPDQAAAIAAVIADMTSGKPMDRLVCGDVGFGKTEVALRAAFVAVLGGKQVAMLAPTTLLAEQHFQTLSDRFAEWPVRIVELSRFKTKKEIDAAIKQINEGSVDIVIGTHKILSDQVRFQRLGLVIIDEEHRFGVRQKEALKSLRAEVDILTLTATPIPRTLGMALEGLRDFSVIATAPQKRLAIKTFVRREEDGVIREAILRELKRGGQVYFLHNEVETIENKRARLAELVPEARIAVAHGQMHERELERVMRDFVSRRDNILLCTTIIETGIDVPTANTILIHRADKFGLAQLHQLRGRVGRSHHQAYAYLLVHDVDGLTKQAQRRLEAIQQMEELGSGFYLAMHDLEIRGAGEVLGDKQSGEIHEIGFQLYTDMLNHAVKALKAGKEPDLMAPLAATTEINLGTPALLPNDYCADVHERLSLYKRLANCETPERVDDIQEELVDRFGRLPAQAQALVETHRLRIAAAPLGVRKIDAGEAAISVQFVPNPPIDAMRIIDLVQKNRHIKLAGQDKLRIEAKMPDVAVRAQTIKHTLRQLA; encoded by the coding sequence ATGCCTGACGCCACGCCCGCCTTTCCCTTCGTCAACCTGCCGCTGGTCAAGCCGGGGCTGCGCCACAGCGTGGCCGGCCTGCGCGGCTCGGCCGATGCGCTGGCGGTGGCCGCCTATGCGCGCCAGCACCGCGCGCGCGCGCCGATGCTGGCGGTGGTGTGCTCGCATGCGGTCGATGCGCAGCGCCTGGCCGAGGAAATCCCCTGGTTCGCGCCGGAACTGCGCGTGCGCCTGCTGCCCGACTGGGAAACCCTGCCCTACGACAGCTTCTCGCCGCACCAGGACCTGGTCTCCGAACGCCTGGCGACGCTGCACGACATCCAGACCGGCCAGTGCGACGTGATGCTGGTGCCCGCCACCACCGCGCTGTACCGGCTGGCGCCGCCGGCCTTCCTGGCCGCCTATACCTTCTTCTTCAAGCAGGGCGAGCGGCTCGACGAGGCCGCACTCAAGGCGCAGTTCACGCTGGCCGGCTACGAGCATGTCAGCGCGGTGATGCGGCCGGGCGAATACAGCGTGCGCGGCGGCCTGATCGACCTGTACCCGATGGGCTCGGCGCTGCCGTACCGCATCGATTTGTTCGGCGACGAGATCGAGACCATCCGCGCCTTCGATCCGGACACGCAGCGCAGCCTGTATCCGGTCAAGGAAGTGCGGCTGCTGCCCGGGCGCGAGTTCCCGCTCGACGAAGCCGCGCGCACCGCCTTCCGCGGCCGCTGGCGCGAGGTCTTCGAAGGCGACCCGACCAAGTCGCCGATCTACAAGGACGTCGGCAACGGCGTGCCGTCGGCCGGCATCGAGTATTACCTGCCGCTGTTCTTCGAGCACAGCGCCACCGTGTTCGACTACCTGCCCGCCGACACGCAGCTGGTATTCGCGGGCAACATCGACGAGGCCATCCGCCGCTTCTGGGCCGACACCACGCAGCGCTACAACTTCATGCGCCACGACCGCGAGCGCCCGCTGCTGCCGCCCGCGGACCTGTTCCTGTCGGAGGAGCAGTTCTTCGTCGCCGCCAAGCCGATGGCGCGGCTGGTGCTGCAGGGGGAAGCCGGCGCCGAGCAGCCGGCGTTCTCGGCGCTCCTGCCCGACGTCGCGGTCAATCGCCGCGCCGAAGACCCGCTGGTCAACCTGGAGTCGCTGCTGCTCGACAAGCAGACCCGCGTGCTGATGTGCGCCGACTCCGCCGGCCGGCGCGAGACGCTGCTGCAGCTGTTTGCCGAAAGCGGCCTGCGCCCGCATCCGGTCGACGACTTTGCCGCATTCCTCGCCGGCGACGCGCATTTCTCGATCGCGGTGGCGCCGCTGCAGAGCGGCTTCGCGCTGCCGCAGGCACGGCTGGCCTTCGTCACCGAAGCCGAGCTGTACGCCGGCACCGCGCGCCGCACCGGCCGTCGCAAGCAGGAGCAGGCCTCGGCCGTCGATTCGATGGTGCGCGACCTGGCCGAGCTGAAGATCGGCGATCCGGTGGTGCACAGCGAGCACGGAATCGGCCGCTACCAGGGCCTGGTGACGCTCGACATGGGCCAGGGCGACGAGGAATTCCTGCACCTGGACTACGACAAGGGCAGCAAGCTGTACGTGCCGGTGCACCAGCTGCACGTGATCTCACGCTACTCAGGCGCCGACCCGGATACCGCGCCGCTGCACCACCTGGGCTCGGGCCAGTGGGACAAGGCCAAGCGCAAGGCAGCGCAGCAGATCCGCGACACCGCCGCCGAACTGCTCAACCTGTACGCGCGCCGCGCCGCGCGCGAGGGCTTCGCCTTCCCGCTCTCGCCCAAGGACTACGAGACCTTCGCCGAGAGCTTCGGCTTCGAGGAAACGCCGGACCAGGCCGCCGCGATCGCCGCGGTGATCGCCGACATGACCTCGGGCAAGCCGATGGACCGGCTGGTGTGCGGCGATGTCGGCTTCGGCAAGACCGAGGTCGCGCTGCGCGCGGCCTTTGTCGCGGTGCTCGGCGGCAAGCAGGTGGCGATGCTGGCGCCGACCACGCTGCTGGCCGAGCAGCACTTCCAGACGCTGTCCGACCGCTTCGCCGAATGGCCGGTGCGCATCGTCGAGCTGTCGCGCTTCAAGACCAAGAAGGAGATCGACGCGGCCATCAAGCAGATCAACGAGGGCAGCGTCGACATCGTCATTGGCACCCACAAAATCCTGTCCGACCAGGTCCGGTTCCAGCGCCTGGGGCTGGTCATCATCGACGAGGAACACCGCTTCGGCGTGCGCCAGAAGGAAGCGCTGAAGTCGCTGCGCGCCGAGGTCGACATCCTGACCCTGACCGCCACGCCGATTCCGCGCACGCTGGGCATGGCGCTGGAAGGGCTGCGCGATTTCTCGGTGATCGCCACCGCGCCGCAGAAGCGGCTGGCGATCAAGACCTTCGTGCGGCGCGAGGAAGACGGTGTGATCCGCGAGGCCATCCTGCGCGAGCTCAAGCGCGGCGGGCAGGTCTACTTCCTGCACAACGAGGTCGAGACCATCGAGAACAAGCGCGCCAGGCTTGCCGAGCTGGTGCCCGAGGCGCGCATCGCGGTCGCGCACGGACAGATGCACGAGCGCGAGCTCGAACGCGTGATGCGCGACTTCGTCTCGCGCCGCGACAACATCCTGCTGTGCACCACCATTATCGAGACCGGCATCGACGTGCCGACCGCCAACACCATCCTGATCCACCGCGCCGACAAGTTCGGGCTGGCGCAGCTGCACCAGCTGCGCGGCCGCGTCGGGCGCTCGCACCATCAGGCCTATGCCTACCTGCTGGTGCATGACGTCGACGGCCTGACCAAGCAGGCGCAGCGCCGGCTCGAGGCGATCCAGCAGATGGAGGAACTGGGCTCGGGCTTCTACCTGGCCATGCACGACCTGGAAATCCGCGGCGCCGGCGAGGTGCTGGGCGACAAGCAGTCGGGCGAGATCCACGAGATCGGCTTCCAGCTCTACACGGACATGCTCAACCATGCAGTCAAGGCACTGAAGGCCGGCAAGGAGCCCGACCTGATGGCGCCGCTGGCCGCCACCACCGAGATCAACCTGGGCACGCCGGCGCTGCTGCCCAACGACTACTGCGCCGACGTGCACGAGCGCCTGTCGCTGTACAAGCGGCTGGCCAACTGCGAGACCCCGGAGCGGGTCGACGACATCCAGGAAGAGCTGGTCGACCGCTTCGGCCGCCTGCCGGCGCAGGCGCAGGCGCTGGTCGAGACCCACCGGCTGCGCATCGCCGCGGCGCCGCTGGGCGTGCGCAAGATCGACGCCGGCGAGGCCGCCATCAGCGTGCAGTTCGTGCCCAATCCGCCCATCGATGCGATGCGCATCATCGACCTGGTGCAGAAGAACCGCCATATCAAGCTGGCGGGACAGGACAAGCTGCGCATCGAGGCCAAGATGCCGGACGTGGCGGTGCGCGCGCAGACCATCAAGCATACGCTGCGGCAGCTGGCGTAG